From one Nonomuraea polychroma genomic stretch:
- a CDS encoding NADH-quinone oxidoreductase subunit J translates to MTEAVPSYLSPTGQEIVFLLLGAVVVGSALLVVTTKQLVHAALWLVVCFGALAGCYLVLTAEFVAWVQVLIYVGAVVVLLLFGIMLTRAPIGRSADLDSGNRLVSALVALATAAILVTVVIDGFRTAYTPLTPGPGAAKELGASVFATWVLPFEALSVLLLAALIGAIVLSRTDIPGGSPSDRTADPSPPDQTPSPASPNQTVDPLHQTGGSSAPDKTGGH, encoded by the coding sequence GTGACCGAGGCGGTGCCCTCCTACCTGTCACCCACAGGGCAAGAAATCGTCTTCTTGCTGCTGGGCGCGGTAGTGGTTGGATCGGCGCTGCTTGTCGTCACGACGAAACAGCTGGTCCACGCCGCTCTCTGGCTGGTGGTCTGCTTCGGCGCCCTGGCGGGGTGCTACCTGGTGCTGACGGCCGAGTTCGTGGCCTGGGTCCAGGTGCTGATCTACGTGGGCGCTGTGGTCGTGCTGCTGTTGTTCGGCATCATGCTCACCCGCGCCCCCATTGGGCGTTCTGCGGACCTCGACAGCGGCAATCGGCTCGTCTCGGCCCTGGTGGCCCTGGCGACGGCGGCCATCCTGGTCACGGTGGTCATCGACGGATTCCGCACGGCCTACACACCGCTCACCCCAGGCCCGGGCGCCGCCAAGGAGTTGGGCGCAAGCGTGTTCGCCACCTGGGTGCTGCCCTTCGAGGCCCTGTCCGTGCTGCTGCTCGCCGCACTGATCGGCGCCATAGTCCTGTCCCGTACGGACATCCCGGGCGGCTCACCATCTGACCGGACAGCCGATCCCTCACCACCCGACCAGACGCCAAGTCCCGCGTCACCCAACCAGACCGTGGACCCACTCCATCAGACCGGCGGCAG